Proteins encoded together in one Candidatus Paceibacterota bacterium window:
- the dnaG gene encoding DNA primase encodes MSTHVQEIKDKLDIAAVVGSYIKLDKVGANFKARCPFHNEKTPSFFVSPERGSFYCFGCQAKGDIFTFVEKFEGLDFMGSLKVLAERAGVRLDRDAAPKDNRKEILYDILEKAAAWFEERLVAEPHAKEYALGRGLTQKTIDSFRIGYAPNDWRQLRSYLKGKGYKDEDVAAVGLIKKTDKPGGDPFYDVFRGRIMFPIADSSGRAVAFSGRIVVDDGKSPKYLNSPETALYSKSKTLYGLDKAKTAIRERGYSIVVEGQMDLVMSHQGGFANTVASSGTAFTDDDGADSAFGLLTRLSDNIVLAFDSDSAGQKAVKRIVPAISLGMNVKIVDIKGGKDPADIIKANPKDWTTMLGSKKDFIDYLTDIIIDSKANAASVAKQVKTDIFPYIAAIPDDTPRFQAVKKVADRLSISEDALWKDLQNYVKANRSARASPGQSASGQSPGRRLERLESIERKLLGLLHSKKYWNGDEVRRRELESAAGDEKARAFASLSPDDMAELTLEAEVTYGDGDTAREWKVLMLNFEEEATKKKLEAAMAELHRKEKEKGDASELIKNIHVLSKRIQEVKGQAEKM; translated from the coding sequence ATGAGCACTCATGTTCAGGAGATCAAAGACAAGCTCGATATAGCTGCGGTCGTCGGCTCGTATATCAAGCTCGACAAAGTGGGCGCCAATTTCAAGGCGAGGTGTCCTTTTCACAATGAAAAGACGCCGTCGTTCTTCGTATCGCCGGAGCGCGGCTCATTCTACTGCTTCGGCTGTCAGGCGAAGGGCGACATATTCACGTTCGTCGAAAAATTCGAGGGCTTGGACTTTATGGGCTCTCTCAAGGTGCTCGCCGAGCGTGCAGGCGTGAGGCTCGACCGCGACGCGGCGCCGAAGGACAACAGGAAAGAGATCCTCTATGACATCCTTGAAAAAGCGGCGGCATGGTTCGAGGAAAGGCTTGTTGCCGAGCCTCATGCAAAGGAATATGCGTTGGGCAGGGGACTGACGCAAAAGACGATCGATTCATTCCGCATCGGCTATGCCCCGAACGACTGGCGCCAGCTCCGATCGTATTTGAAAGGCAAGGGATACAAGGACGAAGACGTCGCGGCTGTCGGCCTCATCAAAAAGACCGACAAACCGGGCGGCGACCCGTTCTACGACGTATTCCGAGGCAGGATCATGTTTCCGATCGCCGATTCCTCGGGCCGCGCCGTGGCATTCTCCGGCCGCATCGTCGTGGACGACGGAAAGTCTCCGAAATACCTCAACAGCCCCGAGACCGCGCTCTATAGCAAATCCAAAACCCTATACGGCTTGGACAAAGCAAAGACCGCTATCCGCGAGCGCGGTTATTCCATCGTCGTCGAAGGCCAGATGGACCTCGTCATGTCGCACCAGGGCGGATTCGCCAATACGGTCGCATCGTCAGGCACGGCGTTCACGGACGATGACGGCGCCGATTCGGCATTCGGGCTCCTCACGAGGCTTTCCGACAATATCGTCCTCGCATTCGATTCCGATTCGGCAGGGCAAAAGGCCGTAAAGCGTATCGTCCCAGCGATATCGCTCGGCATGAACGTGAAGATCGTCGACATCAAAGGCGGTAAAGACCCGGCCGACATCATCAAGGCCAATCCGAAAGACTGGACGACCATGCTCGGCTCCAAAAAGGACTTCATAGACTACCTCACCGACATAATCATCGATTCGAAAGCCAATGCCGCATCGGTCGCGAAGCAGGTCAAAACCGACATATTCCCGTATATCGCGGCGATTCCCGACGATACGCCGCGATTCCAAGCCGTCAAGAAAGTCGCCGACAGGCTTTCGATCAGTGAAGACGCGCTTTGGAAGGACCTCCAGAACTATGTGAAAGCGAATCGCTCGGCGCGAGCGTCTCCAGGCCAAAGCGCAAGTGGCCAGAGTCCCGGCAGGCGCCTTGAACGCCTCGAATCCATCGAACGCAAGCTCCTCGGCCTCCTTCATTCGAAAAAATACTGGAACGGAGACGAAGTTAGAAGGAGAGAGCTCGAAAGCGCGGCGGGAGACGAGAAAGCGAGGGCTTTCGCGAGTCTCTCTCCGGACGATATGGCCGAACTGACGCTCGAAGCCGAGGTCACGTACGGAGACGGAGATACGGCGAGGGAATGGAAGGTACTGATGCTCAATTTTGAAGAAGAGGCGACCAAGAAGAAGCTCGAAGCGGCGATGGCGGAGCTCCACCGAAAGGAAAAAGAGAAGGGAGACGCGTCGGAACTTATCAAAAATATCCACGTACTATCGAAGAGGATACAGGAGGTGAAGGGTCAGGCGGAAAAGATGTAG
- the rpoC gene encoding DNA-directed RNA polymerase subunit beta', whose protein sequence is MAYTPKSKAQEFTDFDTVALRLASPDRIREWSFGEVTKPETINYRTQRSEKNGLFDEKIFGPDKDFECYCGKYRGIRYKGIVCEKCGVEITRSIVRRERMGHIELATPVSHIWFLRSMPSRLGLILGMTTADLEKVIYFAGYIVTKVHEDARATIMKDLESEYKSKVKTVQDEKTREALKSMYSGAKKEIDAISEGAVLDEVEYGKFSMKYSTLFEAGIGAEAMFDICKNIDLKKLEAKLVVDLEKANSLEKDKMNRRLSVVRAMIKSQIRPEWMFLSRIPVIPPALRPMVPLDGGRYATSDVNDLYRRVINRNNRLMKLKEINAPDVILRNEKRILQEAVDALIDNSIRHGNSTTAAGSLASKRALKSLADNLKGKRGLLRGNLLGKRVDYSGRSVIVVGPELALDQCGLPKHMALELFKPFVINQLLARELAYNIRGASRLIEDGIPEVWAILEEVIDGKYVLLNRAPTLHRLGIQAFRPILIEGNAIQVHPLVCSAFNADFDGDQMAVHVPLSPEAQKEAKEIMASDKNILKPGSGDPTVTNKMLDINLGVYWITKLIKGDAGEGKIFESPEAAVLAPDFGVLSLRAAVKVLAPETAKYAEFKGGIFETTVGRILFNQVLPDDYPFINKEVDRKSMQGIADDLLVRYGVSQVPTFLDRIKKFGFKYTTYSGVTWAIDDVKTPEGKADVISKAKKESDTVNDQFNEGLLAEDERIRKNIEIWHKAKNDIEKLVPGALGPNDPVTDMVKSGARGSWGNITQMVGMKGLITNTAGETIEFPIISGMKDGLTPIEYFITTHGARKGLTDTALNTARAGYLTRRLFDVAQDVMVTEDDCGTKDSIIIRKESASGIEVSIAKNIRGRVLADDVKGTDGKAMFKKGHLLTKQEAAAIENAGVTEVRVRSPLACKTLHGVCKACYGMDLGKNHLIDIGEAVGTVAAQAIGEPGTQLTMRTFHAGGTASVGGDITAGLPRVEEVFEKRRPKNPAVIASVSGTVSSVKDMGKEKVIAVIPDLEDKGKTKKGAAEVEYTFSSRRMALVKIGDKVAKGQFLTDGSADIDEVFELAGKERAMDYIIREIGKIYELQGETVSRKHIEIIVKQMFSRRRVTDAGDTKFSIDDVVDVYDLNVENDRIKEAGKSSAVGENVVMGITEVSLSRQSFLSAASFQHTTRIFISAAIRGTEDKLQGLKENVIIGRLIPAGTGYAGSPKKEIVDSVTPKDSVVLE, encoded by the coding sequence ATGGCATATACACCAAAATCTAAGGCGCAGGAGTTCACGGACTTCGACACGGTCGCCCTCCGCTTGGCATCGCCTGACAGGATCAGGGAATGGTCGTTCGGCGAGGTCACCAAGCCTGAAACGATCAACTACCGAACCCAGCGCTCCGAGAAGAACGGCCTCTTCGACGAGAAGATCTTCGGTCCGGACAAGGACTTCGAATGCTACTGCGGAAAATACCGCGGCATCCGATACAAGGGCATCGTCTGCGAGAAGTGCGGCGTCGAGATAACCCGCTCCATCGTCCGGCGCGAGCGCATGGGCCACATCGAGCTCGCTACGCCGGTATCCCACATCTGGTTCCTCCGCTCGATGCCGTCGCGCCTCGGCCTCATCCTCGGCATGACGACCGCTGACCTCGAAAAGGTCATCTATTTCGCCGGCTACATCGTCACCAAGGTGCACGAAGATGCTCGTGCGACCATCATGAAGGACTTGGAATCGGAATATAAGTCCAAGGTCAAGACCGTCCAGGACGAGAAGACCCGCGAGGCTCTCAAGTCCATGTACTCGGGCGCAAAGAAGGAGATCGACGCTATCTCTGAAGGCGCCGTCCTCGACGAAGTCGAATACGGCAAGTTCTCGATGAAATACTCGACGCTCTTCGAAGCAGGCATCGGCGCAGAGGCTATGTTCGACATCTGCAAGAACATCGACCTCAAGAAGCTCGAAGCCAAGCTCGTCGTCGACCTCGAGAAGGCTAACAGCCTCGAGAAAGACAAGATGAACCGACGCCTCTCGGTCGTCCGCGCGATGATCAAGTCGCAGATCCGACCAGAATGGATGTTCCTTTCCCGTATCCCGGTTATCCCTCCGGCGCTCCGACCGATGGTTCCGCTCGATGGCGGACGCTATGCGACGTCTGACGTCAACGACCTCTATCGCCGCGTCATCAACCGAAACAACCGCTTGATGAAGCTCAAGGAGATCAACGCGCCTGATGTCATCCTTCGAAACGAGAAGCGCATCCTCCAGGAAGCCGTAGACGCTCTCATCGACAATTCGATTCGCCACGGCAATTCGACGACTGCTGCAGGCTCGCTCGCGTCGAAGCGCGCCCTCAAGTCGCTCGCCGACAACCTTAAGGGCAAGAGGGGCCTCCTCCGTGGAAATCTTCTTGGTAAACGAGTGGACTATTCAGGCCGCTCGGTTATCGTCGTCGGTCCGGAGCTCGCTCTCGACCAGTGCGGACTTCCAAAGCACATGGCTCTCGAGCTCTTCAAGCCGTTCGTCATCAACCAGCTCCTTGCCCGCGAGCTCGCGTATAACATCCGCGGCGCGTCGAGGCTCATCGAAGACGGCATCCCTGAAGTCTGGGCGATCCTCGAAGAGGTCATCGACGGCAAATACGTGCTCTTGAACCGCGCGCCTACGCTCCATCGCCTCGGTATCCAGGCATTCAGGCCTATCCTCATCGAAGGCAACGCTATCCAGGTGCACCCGCTCGTATGTTCGGCATTCAACGCGGACTTCGACGGCGACCAGATGGCAGTCCACGTCCCGCTCTCTCCTGAAGCGCAGAAGGAAGCGAAGGAGATCATGGCTTCGGACAAGAACATCCTCAAGCCAGGCTCCGGCGACCCGACGGTCACCAACAAGATGCTCGACATCAATCTCGGCGTCTACTGGATCACCAAGCTCATCAAGGGCGACGCGGGCGAAGGCAAGATATTCGAATCCCCTGAAGCCGCAGTCCTCGCCCCTGATTTCGGTGTCCTCTCGCTCCGCGCGGCTGTAAAGGTGCTTGCTCCTGAAACGGCCAAATACGCCGAATTCAAGGGCGGCATATTCGAGACGACCGTCGGCAGGATCCTCTTCAACCAGGTCCTCCCTGACGATTATCCGTTCATCAACAAGGAAGTAGATCGCAAGAGCATGCAGGGAATCGCAGACGACCTTCTCGTCCGTTACGGCGTCTCTCAGGTTCCAACCTTCCTCGACAGGATCAAGAAATTCGGCTTCAAATACACGACCTATTCGGGCGTTACCTGGGCTATCGACGACGTCAAGACGCCGGAAGGCAAGGCCGACGTCATCTCGAAGGCCAAGAAGGAGTCCGATACCGTCAACGACCAGTTCAACGAAGGCCTCCTCGCGGAAGACGAGCGCATCCGAAAGAATATCGAGATCTGGCACAAGGCCAAGAACGACATCGAGAAGCTCGTTCCGGGCGCTCTCGGTCCGAACGATCCCGTCACCGATATGGTAAAGTCCGGCGCCCGAGGTTCGTGGGGCAACATCACCCAAATGGTGGGCATGAAGGGCCTCATCACCAACACTGCCGGCGAGACAATCGAGTTTCCCATCATATCGGGCATGAAGGACGGCCTCACCCCGATCGAGTACTTCATCACCACCCACGGCGCGCGAAAGGGCCTCACCGACACGGCTCTCAACACCGCTCGCGCAGGCTACCTTACCCGCCGCCTCTTCGACGTGGCGCAGGACGTCATGGTCACCGAAGACGACTGCGGCACCAAGGACTCGATCATCATCAGGAAGGAAAGCGCTTCGGGCATCGAAGTATCGATCGCCAAGAACATCCGCGGCCGCGTATTGGCAGACGACGTCAAAGGTACGGACGGCAAGGCTATGTTCAAGAAGGGCCATCTCCTCACCAAGCAGGAAGCAGCCGCTATCGAGAACGCAGGCGTCACCGAAGTCCGTGTCAGGTCGCCTCTCGCATGTAAGACTCTTCACGGCGTATGTAAGGCATGCTACGGCATGGACCTCGGCAAGAACCACCTCATAGACATCGGCGAGGCAGTAGGCACCGTCGCTGCGCAAGCTATCGGCGAGCCGGGTACCCAGCTCACGATGCGCACCTTCCACGCAGGCGGTACGGCATCGGTCGGCGGCGACATCACCGCAGGTCTCCCTCGCGTCGAAGAAGTCTTCGAAAAGCGACGCCCAAAGAACCCTGCGGTCATCGCATCGGTTTCGGGCACGGTCTCGTCGGTCAAGGATATGGGCAAGGAGAAGGTCATCGCCGTCATTCCCGACCTCGAAGACAAGGGCAAGACCAAGAAGGGCGCCGCGGAAGTCGAGTATACGTTCAGCTCGCGTCGCATGGCCCTCGTTAAAATAGGCGACAAGGTCGCCAAGGGCCAGTTCCTCACCGACGGCTCAGCTGATATAGACGAGGTATTCGAGCTTGCGGGCAAGGAGCGCGCGATGGATTATATCATCCGCGAGATCGGCAAGATCTACGAGCTCCAGGGCGAAACGGTGTCGCGAAAGCACATCGAGATCATCGTGAAGCAGATGTTCTCCCGCCGACGCGTCACGGATGCGGGCGACACCAAGTTCTCGATCGACGACGTCGTGGACGTATACGACCTCAACGTCGAGAACGACAGGATCAAGGAAGCGGGCAAGTCGTCGGCAGTGGGCGAGAACGTGGTAATGGGCATCACGGAAGTGTCGCTCTCGCGCCAGTCGTTCCTCTCGGCCGCATCGTTCCAGCACACGACCAGGATCTTCATCTCGGCTGCTATCCGCGGCACGGAAGACAAGCTCCAGGGCCTCAAGGAAAACGTCATCATCGGCCGCCTCATACCGGCAGGTACCGGCTATGCAGGCTCGCCGAAGAAGGAGATAGTAGATTCTGTCACTCCGAAGGATTCGGTAGTCTTGGAATAA
- a CDS encoding DNA-directed RNA polymerase subunit beta encodes MIKREQKYFGRFKEALAEIPNLVEAQTESFKWLVEKGLADLFQEFSPIKDYSDKKFELSFTGFELAEPKYDEHYAKDNKLSYEAPLKVRIKLKNKMFNSEKEQEIFLADFPLMTNHGTFIINGIERVIVPQLARSFGVFFTSDEVKGKTVFGAKVIPARGVWLEIETDNDGTIYARIDRKRKFMVTALLRVLGADTDEKILSFFKGDETAAKVMAASLAKDTAKTVSDAYIEIHKRLRDGDLATADNAKEFISSLFHKDRYDLSNVGRFRFNKRFGKPMDDKTLEKKTIDASDLATIIGNIIHLNNKLDAVEDDIDHLGSRRVRYVGELMQQKLRVGLSQMKRNIQDRMSTIEPDTTQPLTFVSPRPLQARLKEFFTTNQLSQFMQQENILTELEHLRTLSALGPGGLTRERAGFEVRDVHPSHYGRLCPIHTPEGPNIGLILRLSTYARLNDFGMIETPYAKVKNGKVTKEIVYLNALEEESHRIAHAATAYDKDGKITENAVEIRQNGSPSLAHPNEVDFIDVSTNQAFSIATNMIPFLNHDDANRALMGSNMQKQATPCIIPEAPLVATGIEAKAAEYTGRIVLAPEDGAISAVDATSITFKNAKGKETTYKLVSFERTNGFTSYHQRPVVNLNEKVKKGQVLADASSSDGGQIALGQNMLVAFMSWSGANYEDAIIISERVVKNSKFTSIHIEEFVVNVRDTKLGPEVTTHDIPNVGEGKLRNLDEDGIIRIGAEVRSGDILVGKITPKGETQLTPEERLLRSIFGEKARDVKDTSKRMEGGKRGRVISVKVFSREKGDKLESGIIKRIHVEVAQLRTVSVGDKLAGRHGNKGVISRILPEEDMPYMADGTPIDVILTPLGVPSRMNLGQILELHLGMAANTLNYQAVVPPFAGATSDEIKAELKKAGLNENGKMPLFDGRTGDKFQQDISVGYMYILKLHHMVEDKIHMRSIGPYSLITQQPLGGKAQGGGQRFGEMEVWALLGHGVAHTLREILTVKSDDIQGRSATFDSIVKGEKLAPPNIPASFHVLLNSLRGLALDVELRKEGKDIKKGNK; translated from the coding sequence ATGATCAAAAGGGAACAGAAGTATTTCGGGCGCTTCAAGGAAGCCCTCGCCGAGATCCCGAATCTCGTCGAAGCGCAGACCGAATCGTTCAAATGGCTCGTGGAGAAAGGCCTCGCGGACCTCTTCCAGGAGTTCTCTCCTATAAAGGACTACTCGGACAAGAAGTTCGAGCTCTCGTTCACGGGCTTCGAGCTCGCCGAGCCTAAATACGACGAGCACTACGCGAAAGACAACAAGCTCTCGTACGAAGCGCCTCTCAAAGTCCGCATCAAGCTCAAGAACAAGATGTTCAATTCGGAGAAGGAGCAGGAGATATTCCTCGCGGACTTCCCGTTGATGACGAATCACGGAACGTTCATCATAAACGGCATCGAGCGCGTCATCGTGCCCCAGCTCGCTCGTTCGTTCGGAGTTTTCTTCACCTCTGACGAGGTGAAGGGCAAGACCGTCTTCGGCGCCAAGGTCATCCCCGCCCGCGGCGTATGGCTCGAGATCGAGACCGACAACGACGGCACCATCTATGCCCGCATCGACCGCAAGCGAAAGTTCATGGTCACGGCTCTCCTCCGCGTCCTCGGCGCCGATACCGACGAAAAGATCCTCTCGTTCTTCAAGGGCGACGAGACCGCAGCCAAGGTCATGGCGGCATCTCTCGCGAAAGACACGGCAAAGACCGTCTCTGACGCATATATAGAGATCCACAAGCGACTCCGCGACGGCGACCTTGCTACCGCGGACAATGCAAAGGAATTCATTTCGAGCCTCTTCCACAAGGACCGCTACGATCTCTCGAACGTAGGCCGTTTCCGCTTCAACAAGCGCTTCGGCAAGCCTATGGACGATAAGACGCTCGAGAAGAAGACCATCGATGCCTCCGACCTTGCTACCATCATCGGCAATATAATCCACCTCAACAACAAGCTCGACGCTGTCGAAGACGATATCGACCACCTCGGCTCGCGCCGCGTGCGATATGTCGGCGAATTGATGCAGCAGAAGCTCCGCGTCGGCCTCTCGCAGATGAAGAGGAACATCCAGGACAGGATGTCCACTATCGAGCCTGATACGACCCAGCCTCTGACGTTCGTATCGCCTCGACCCCTCCAGGCCCGACTCAAGGAGTTCTTCACCACGAACCAACTCTCGCAGTTCATGCAGCAGGAGAACATCCTCACCGAGCTCGAACACCTCCGCACGCTCTCGGCCCTTGGCCCGGGCGGCCTTACCCGCGAGCGCGCAGGCTTCGAAGTCCGCGACGTGCACCCGTCGCACTACGGCCGACTCTGCCCGATCCACACCCCTGAAGGCCCGAACATCGGCCTCATCCTCCGCCTCTCGACGTATGCGCGCCTCAACGACTTCGGCATGATCGAAACGCCGTATGCCAAGGTCAAGAACGGCAAGGTCACCAAGGAGATCGTATACCTCAATGCACTCGAGGAAGAGTCGCACCGTATCGCTCATGCAGCGACGGCATACGACAAAGACGGCAAGATCACGGAGAATGCCGTCGAGATCCGACAGAACGGCTCGCCGTCGCTCGCGCATCCGAACGAAGTAGATTTCATCGACGTTTCGACGAACCAGGCGTTCTCGATCGCGACGAACATGATCCCGTTCCTCAACCACGACGACGCGAACCGAGCGCTCATGGGTTCGAACATGCAGAAGCAGGCGACCCCGTGCATCATCCCCGAAGCTCCGCTCGTCGCTACCGGCATCGAGGCTAAGGCTGCTGAGTACACCGGCCGCATCGTCCTCGCCCCTGAAGACGGCGCTATCTCGGCTGTAGACGCGACGAGCATCACGTTCAAGAACGCCAAGGGCAAGGAGACGACCTACAAGCTTGTATCGTTCGAGCGAACGAACGGCTTCACCTCGTACCACCAGCGCCCCGTCGTTAACCTCAATGAGAAGGTCAAGAAGGGTCAAGTCCTCGCAGACGCGTCGTCGTCTGACGGCGGTCAGATCGCCCTCGGCCAGAACATGCTCGTAGCGTTCATGTCATGGTCCGGCGCGAACTACGAAGACGCCATCATCATCTCGGAACGCGTCGTCAAGAACAGCAAATTCACCTCTATCCATATCGAGGAATTCGTCGTGAACGTCCGCGACACCAAGCTCGGCCCCGAAGTCACGACCCACGACATACCGAATGTCGGCGAAGGCAAGCTCCGCAACCTCGACGAAGACGGCATCATCCGCATCGGCGCAGAAGTGCGATCAGGCGATATCCTCGTCGGCAAGATCACACCGAAGGGCGAGACCCAGCTCACCCCTGAAGAGCGCCTCCTCCGATCGATCTTCGGCGAGAAGGCGCGTGACGTTAAGGACACGTCCAAGCGCATGGAAGGCGGCAAGCGCGGTCGCGTCATTTCAGTCAAAGTCTTCTCTCGCGAGAAGGGCGACAAGCTCGAATCGGGCATCATCAAGCGCATCCATGTCGAGGTTGCCCAGCTCCGAACGGTATCGGTAGGCGACAAGCTCGCAGGCCGTCATGGTAATAAAGGAGTCATCTCGCGCATCCTCCCTGAAGAGGATATGCCATACATGGCAGACGGCACGCCTATAGACGTGATCCTCACCCCGCTCGGCGTTCCATCGCGTATGAACCTCGGCCAGATCCTCGAGCTCCATCTTGGCATGGCCGCTAACACCCTCAACTACCAGGCAGTCGTGCCTCCGTTCGCGGGCGCCACGTCCGACGAGATCAAGGCCGAGCTCAAGAAAGCGGGCCTCAACGAGAACGGCAAGATGCCGCTCTTCGACGGACGCACCGGCGACAAGTTCCAGCAGGACATCTCGGTCGGCTACATGTACATCTTGAAGCTCCATCACATGGTGGAAGACAAGATCCACATGCGATCGATCGGTCCGTACTCGCTCATCACCCAGCAGCCGTTGGGCGGCAAGGCGCAGGGCGGCGGCCAGCGATTCGGCGAAATGGAAGTCTGGGCGCTCCTCGGTCACGGCGTCGCCCACACGCTCCGCGAGATCCTCACGGTCAAGTCGGACGACATCCAGGGACGCTCGGCGACGTTCGATTCGATCGTCAAGGGCGAAAAGCTCGCTCCTCCGAATATCCCGGCCTCGTTCCACGTACTTCTTAACAGCCTCCGCGGCCTTGCGTTGGACGTCGAGCTTCGCAAAGAAGGCAAAGACATTAAGAAGGGAAACAAGTAA